Part of the Paludisphaera borealis genome, TGCAGGCGCCCCCTTCGACGGCGGCGAGGGCGTCGGCGCCGAGCTGGCGGACGACGCGGCGGTACTGCTCGCGCTGGTCGATGGGGATCGAGTCCTCGGCGCTGATGATGGTCGTCTCGATCTCGGCGAGCTGAGCCGTCTGCGACACGGCTTGGGTTTCGAGATCCTTCTGGAGCTTGTCCACGTCCTGGGCGAACTGCTTGACCTCGGCCTCGACCTTGGCGAGTTCGGCGGCCTGGGCTTCGATCGTCTCGTAAGTCTGGAGGATCAGGTCCTCGTACTTGCCCATCGCGGCCTTGTCGTGGGCGATCTGGTTCTGAAGGGCCTTGTACTCTTCGTTCTTCTTGACCAGGTTGAGCTTCACCTTGAGGTCGTCGATCTTGGCCTGCGACGCCTGGAGGGCGTGCTCGTTTTTGCTGAGCCCGAGCTTGGCGTCCTGGAGGGCCTTGCGGGTCTTCTCCAGGTCGGCCTGGCGAGCGACGAGAGCGGCCTGGCGCACGGTCAGGGTCTTGGGACCGGACAGGAGGCGGTCGCGGACGGCCTTGGCGCGCTGGTGCAGCGTGTGGAGGTCGCGAAGAGCGTCGGCGGTCGCGGTCATAAGTCGGGGTCTCCGTTGCAGTCCGTGGGGGAGGTGAACAGGGAACGCGTCGAGTCTTCTTCTAACCGCCCGGAGTCAGGCGATCCAGACCCAAGGGGCAGAAGCGGCCCAAGGCCGGCGTCGCCCCGGCGCACAAAAAAACCGCCGGTCGTAGTGACCGGCGGTTGAAAGGTCCGCGTCAACCGGTGCTCTCAAGGAAGCCCTCGAGTTGCCGGCTGCGTACGGGATGCTGTAATTTTCGGACGGCCTTGGCCTCGATCTGCCGCACCCGCTCGCGGGTGACCTTGAAGATCCGGCCGACCTCTTCGAGAGTGTAGGTGTAGCCGTCTCCCAGACCGTACCGGAGCTTGATGATCTCGCGTTCGCGGTAGGTCAGGGTCTTCAAGACCGAGTCGATCTTGTCCTTGAGCATCTCCTGGGTGGCGGCGTTGATCGGGCTCTCGACGGCCTCGTCTTCGATGAAGTCGCCGAAGTAGCTGTCTTCGCTTTCGCCCACGGGGCGGTCGAGCGAGATCGGGTGGCGGCTGATCTTCATCACCCGGCGAGTCTCCTCGACCGAGATGTTGGCCGCCCGCGCCGTTTCCTCGATGGTCGGCTCGCGTCCCTTCTCCTGAAGCAGCTTCTTGGAGACGTTGCGAAGCTTCGACATCGTCTCGATCATGTGGACCGGGATGCGGATGGTGCGGGCCTGGTCGGCGATCGCCCGGGTGATGGCCTGTCGAATCCACCAGGTGGCGTAAGTGCTGAACTTGTAGCCGCGGCGGTACTCGTACTTGTCGACCGCCCGCATCAGGCCGGTGTTGCCTTCCTGGATCAGGTCGAGGAACGAGAGGCCGCGGTTGCGGTACTTCTTGGCGATCGAGACGACCAGCCGGAGGTTGCCGCCGGAGAGTTCGCGCTTGGCCTGCTCGTACTCCTTGAACCGGGCGTTCATCAGCTCGACCCGGCGGCGGAGGCTCTTGGGGCTTTCGAGCGTGATCCGCATCAGGTCCTTGAGCTCTTTGACCAGATTGCCGCGGTCTTCCTTGCCGACCCGGCCGGCGCGGTACTCGCGAAGCTGGAAGAGCAGCTCGTTCATGCGAACGGCGATCTGCTCCAGCCGCTTCATGAGGGGCTGCACCTTCTGGGTCCGGATCGACAGCTCCTCGACCAGGTTGACGGCCTTGAACCGCCGCCGCTTGAGGTCGCTCCGCAGGGTGTCGCGGACTTCGGAGTCGCGATCGCGGACGTAGGCCTTGAAGTCGCGGACGTTGCACTCCATCAGGTGGCCGAG contains:
- the rpoD gene encoding RNA polymerase sigma factor RpoD, producing the protein MDKLDEGLKTLLEVGKRRGFLTFDQVNDVLPDDATSPERIHSLLETLDEMGVELINEDEAETRLLASGDLDDEPDDDLADEAAEEDDAELTPEELEDISRRIDDPVRMYLTQMGEIPLLTREQEINLAKKIEDTRKQFRRKVLECHFALALVVDVLKKVSEGELPFDRTVKVSVTENLEKDQILGRMPHNLATLGHLMECNVRDFKAYVRDRDSEVRDTLRSDLKRRRFKAVNLVEELSIRTQKVQPLMKRLEQIAVRMNELLFQLREYRAGRVGKEDRGNLVKELKDLMRITLESPKSLRRRVELMNARFKEYEQAKRELSGGNLRLVVSIAKKYRNRGLSFLDLIQEGNTGLMRAVDKYEYRRGYKFSTYATWWIRQAITRAIADQARTIRIPVHMIETMSKLRNVSKKLLQEKGREPTIEETARAANISVEETRRVMKISRHPISLDRPVGESEDSYFGDFIEDEAVESPINAATQEMLKDKIDSVLKTLTYREREIIKLRYGLGDGYTYTLEEVGRIFKVTRERVRQIEAKAVRKLQHPVRSRQLEGFLESTG
- a CDS encoding zinc ribbon domain-containing protein, with the translated sequence MTATADALRDLHTLHQRAKAVRDRLLSGPKTLTVRQAALVARQADLEKTRKALQDAKLGLSKNEHALQASQAKIDDLKVKLNLVKKNEEYKALQNQIAHDKAAMGKYEDLILQTYETIEAQAAELAKVEAEVKQFAQDVDKLQKDLETQAVSQTAQLAEIETTIISAEDSIPIDQREQYRRVVRQLGADALAAVEGGACIGCYTSVTAQMLNELINRDALTFCKSCGRLLYLADNEAESSRASGAPKGKAKR